In the Sediminibacter sp. Hel_I_10 genome, one interval contains:
- a CDS encoding type IV secretory system conjugative DNA transfer family protein, with protein sequence MHMDSFFTMFFTLGVTSMLFYGWYRISRYAFALSSLMLFAIAYFLLQWNSLILVLLKVVCPLLLINTMMYVFLHKTERSKNADQRYQVLFRTTKGIFKVENIKRGASVIGSAGSGKTESVVYGFLKHFQKEGFCGIVHDYKDFELTEMAYPLFKDRDIPFKIISFDNIIHRVNPIAPQYLENEESINEVSRVLIENLLEQRESGTTGTTKFFNDAAEGLIGGLIWKLKTTYPQFCTLPHLIAIYQYLDTDSLIQFLETNTTSRAMADAFISGKDSERQTAGVKSTLANALKRISTQRIFMALSADEVPLNINDPKNPCVISIVNNPKYETSYSPVIATIIHTITKQMSVRNSEPSFLLMEEAPTIRLLNMHRIPATLRSYNIATIYVMQDKIQNDMMYGDKASKAILSNLSYQFFGKVNDPDTAKYYERFFEIIKDPTKSVSRGHNLDFDTRVTTGEKEIPKIRADVFFRLKQGEFITYADGKDQKLQFRLQNIERELPMKLRKFSKVDLAANFERIYDEAKSIFK encoded by the coding sequence ATGCACATGGACAGTTTTTTTACGATGTTTTTTACCTTAGGCGTCACCAGTATGTTATTTTATGGATGGTATCGGATATCAAGATATGCATTTGCTCTAAGCAGCCTTATGTTGTTTGCAATTGCTTATTTTTTATTACAATGGAATAGTTTGATTTTAGTTTTGTTAAAGGTGGTTTGCCCACTTTTATTGATCAATACGATGATGTACGTTTTCTTGCATAAAACGGAAAGATCAAAAAATGCAGATCAAAGATATCAAGTTCTTTTTCGTACTACTAAAGGAATTTTTAAGGTTGAAAATATTAAACGAGGGGCATCGGTCATCGGCTCCGCAGGAAGTGGCAAGACTGAAAGTGTCGTATACGGATTCTTAAAGCATTTCCAGAAAGAAGGATTTTGTGGTATCGTTCACGATTATAAGGATTTTGAATTGACGGAAATGGCGTATCCACTTTTTAAGGATCGGGATATTCCGTTTAAGATCATTTCCTTCGATAACATTATCCATAGGGTAAATCCTATTGCGCCTCAGTATTTAGAGAACGAGGAGAGCATCAATGAGGTGTCTCGGGTGCTAATAGAAAACCTTTTGGAGCAACGGGAATCTGGAACGACGGGAACAACTAAATTCTTTAATGATGCAGCGGAAGGTTTGATAGGTGGATTGATCTGGAAACTGAAAACCACATATCCCCAATTCTGTACGCTGCCACATTTAATTGCCATTTATCAATATTTGGACACGGATAGTCTGATCCAGTTTTTGGAAACCAATACCACATCAAGAGCAATGGCAGATGCTTTTATAAGTGGCAAAGATTCGGAACGTCAAACCGCCGGTGTAAAAAGTACCTTGGCCAATGCACTTAAGCGCATCAGTACACAACGCATTTTTATGGCCTTATCAGCAGATGAAGTGCCGTTGAACATCAATGATCCTAAAAACCCCTGCGTGATTTCCATAGTGAATAACCCAAAATACGAAACGTCGTATTCACCAGTAATCGCCACGATTATCCATACCATTACCAAACAAATGAGCGTTCGAAATTCCGAACCGTCATTCCTTTTAATGGAAGAAGCACCAACCATTCGATTATTGAACATGCATCGCATTCCAGCGACCTTGAGAAGCTATAATATTGCTACAATTTATGTGATGCAGGATAAGATCCAAAACGATATGATGTATGGAGACAAGGCCAGCAAAGCGATTTTAAGCAATTTGTCCTACCAATTTTTCGGCAAGGTCAATGACCCAGACACCGCCAAATATTACGAGCGCTTTTTCGAAATCATAAAAGATCCAACGAAGAGCGTGAGCCGTGGCCATAATCTCGACTTTGATACGAGAGTTACTACTGGCGAAAAGGAAATTCCGAAAATCAGGGCAGATGTTTTCTTTAGATTAAAGCAGGGGGAGTTTATTACGTATGCGGATGGGAAAGATCAAAAGTTACAGTTTAGATTACAGAACATTGAAAGAGAATTACCAATGAAATTGCGGAAATTTTCCAAGGTTGATTTAGCAGCAAATTTTGAGCGCATCTATGATGAAGCCAAATCAATATTTAAATAA
- the mobB gene encoding MobB family relaxase, with the protein MYITITPQKLGNNYSQSSVDFVGYLEKENQGLEQHEMEHFFNQYGDEISAEEVVKEIDGNTAKLKKKEPKFYSITVNPSKYELRKLQNSSQDLKTYTRELMKDYVASFNREIQGRPITIDDIKYYAKIEHQRTFKGTDFQIKENQAYATKILHLKTEIRNIQEGRGEGDIKKMKKEIAKLERQAPHQQNGKRIFQGMTKAGNQNHIHIIISRKDASNTYSLSPGSKHKASEVMMHGKTVRRGFDRDQFFNSAEKTFDKTFGYQRNFAETYKAKKEFIKNPKIYFESLMKLPTNEKAIALKVLRESHVPILPSIPVSQAQLAMKLFNRLRRGIEVAVKSSSIGI; encoded by the coding sequence ATGTACATTACAATAACACCTCAAAAATTGGGAAACAATTACTCGCAAAGTTCAGTTGATTTTGTAGGCTATTTAGAGAAAGAAAATCAAGGTTTGGAACAACATGAAATGGAACATTTTTTCAATCAATATGGCGATGAAATTTCCGCTGAAGAAGTGGTAAAGGAAATTGACGGAAACACCGCAAAATTGAAAAAGAAAGAACCCAAGTTTTATTCGATTACGGTCAATCCTTCAAAGTATGAATTACGAAAACTTCAGAACAGTAGTCAAGATTTAAAAACCTACACTCGCGAGCTGATGAAAGATTATGTGGCGAGCTTCAATCGAGAAATACAGGGACGGCCCATAACTATAGATGATATAAAATACTATGCAAAAATCGAACATCAAAGAACATTCAAGGGAACAGATTTTCAAATAAAAGAAAACCAAGCTTATGCCACAAAAATACTGCATCTAAAAACCGAAATCAGAAATATTCAAGAGGGACGGGGCGAAGGCGATATTAAAAAGATGAAAAAGGAAATTGCCAAACTGGAACGCCAAGCACCACATCAACAAAATGGAAAACGTATCTTTCAAGGCATGACCAAAGCGGGTAACCAAAATCATATCCATATCATCATCAGTCGAAAGGACGCCTCCAATACTTATAGTCTTTCCCCGGGGAGCAAGCACAAAGCTTCAGAAGTCATGATGCATGGCAAAACCGTCAGACGGGGCTTTGACAGGGACCAATTTTTTAATTCAGCGGAAAAGACCTTCGATAAAACTTTTGGTTACCAAAGAAACTTTGCCGAAACCTATAAGGCCAAAAAGGAGTTTATCAAGAATCCGAAAATTTATTTTGAATCGCTAATGAAATTGCCCACCAATGAAAAGGCGATTGCCTTAAAGGTCCTAAGGGAAAGCCATGTCCCAATACTACCGAGTATTCCGGTCTCTCAGGCACAGCTGGCAATGAAACTATTCAACAGATTGCGCCGTGGTATCGAAGTAGCGGTCAAATCAAGTTCTATAGGAATCTAA
- a CDS encoding BfmA/BtgA family mobilization protein: MDSFTGIRFKRETAKRFQKFSRTHFKSHTEALTAMLDFFFYNEISPKEKLGPTGRTIEASIKKRINAVIAIMRDMEKTQTKPTAAMMASLFQTEEPKRKPLILEKKIIEERREGRLPDIKTGFDEKQNDNNEL; the protein is encoded by the coding sequence ATGGACTCATTTACAGGAATTAGATTTAAACGGGAAACGGCAAAGCGTTTCCAGAAATTTTCAAGAACGCACTTCAAATCCCATACAGAGGCATTGACAGCAATGCTGGATTTTTTCTTCTACAATGAAATATCCCCAAAGGAAAAATTGGGTCCTACAGGCAGAACAATCGAGGCTTCTATAAAGAAGCGTATTAATGCGGTCATTGCCATAATGCGCGATATGGAAAAGACCCAGACCAAACCTACCGCCGCCATGATGGCATCTCTTTTCCAAACCGAGGAGCCTAAAAGGAAACCCTTGATTTTGGAAAAAAAAATCATCGAAGAGAGGAGGGAGGGACGACTTCCTGACATCAAGACAGGCTTTGATGAAAAGCAAAATGATAATAACGAACTCTAA
- a CDS encoding JAB domain-containing protein — protein sequence MKKAQVNEVRISYKEGLRSSMWHKITNSKDAAQLVFDNWNKDTIALQETFKVVLLNNSNKVKAIFQVSQGGITGTLVDVRILFAVILKSLSVGIILAHNHPSGKLIPSDADKRLTTKIRNASELFDVKLIDHLILIPNGDYYSFADNGIL from the coding sequence ATGAAAAAAGCACAAGTTAATGAAGTCAGGATTAGCTATAAAGAGGGCTTAAGGTCTTCCATGTGGCATAAAATAACAAATTCAAAAGATGCAGCCCAATTGGTCTTCGATAATTGGAACAAGGATACAATCGCCCTACAAGAAACCTTTAAGGTCGTGTTGTTGAATAACAGCAATAAAGTAAAAGCTATATTTCAAGTGTCACAGGGTGGAATAACGGGAACTTTAGTAGATGTAAGAATCTTATTTGCAGTCATTTTAAAATCCTTATCGGTAGGTATCATACTTGCGCATAATCATCCGAGTGGAAAATTGATCCCGAGTGATGCAGATAAGCGGTTGACCACTAAAATTAGGAACGCATCTGAACTGTTCGATGTAAAGCTTATTGACCATTTGATCCTAATTCCGAATGGGGATTATTATAGTTTTGCAGATAACGGGATCTTGTGA
- a CDS encoding single-stranded DNA-binding protein, translating into MSTIRNHVQLIGNVGVEPTITNLESGKKVARFSLATNEYYKDGKGEKQTDTNWHTVVAWGKTAEIVQNYVEKGKEVGITGKLKTRTYTSDDGSQRYVTEVVADEILLLGSKNDK; encoded by the coding sequence ATGAGTACTATTAGAAATCATGTACAGTTAATTGGAAATGTTGGTGTGGAACCAACGATTACGAACCTTGAGAGCGGTAAGAAAGTCGCCCGCTTTTCATTAGCCACGAATGAGTATTACAAGGATGGCAAAGGAGAAAAACAAACCGACACGAATTGGCATACCGTTGTTGCCTGGGGCAAGACCGCCGAAATTGTGCAGAACTATGTCGAAAAGGGCAAAGAGGTAGGGATAACGGGTAAACTAAAGACCCGAACCTACACGTCCGATGATGGGAGCCAACGCTATGTAACGGAAGTTGTAGCTGATGAAATCCTTTTACTTGGAAGCAAAAATGACAAGTAA
- a CDS encoding TolC family protein → MYLNIRIILCLSLFCNFISAQNELQESYTLEDCISIAIENNLELKSAKLSSNTAEVNFKQSKANFLPNLNGNINVGVNNGRSIDPFTNDFINQRLTFSSANLNLDMTIFNGFRLINQAKQNKLNILAAEMEIEEAKQDLILRVTLAYLQVLNNRDILTLAKNRLQTTEEQLELQKEFYENESGNPADYADIKGQLTLDETSILSAQSGFNSSKLELLQLLNLTDNDIELNAKNLLLDFEQYERSAEEVYQDATQNLATFKARELRVDASKKGVNVAKAQFTPEISFFAGLNTNYSSAAQLFTETGTSFVETGDFITIDGENVPVLTESSSFDSNDIGFSEQFDNNLSTNFGVSMRVPIFNGFQAKNNVALEKIRVEESMVALEQTQLEIKNAIAQVHFDMETTYLRYESLLKQVTAFEESYRINEIRFNNGISNFLNYVTSKNNLDNAKINLTNAKYDYLLRTKVLDYYRGNFRYGLY, encoded by the coding sequence ATGTACCTCAATATTAGAATAATTTTATGCCTCAGTTTGTTTTGCAACTTTATATCTGCTCAAAATGAATTACAGGAAAGCTATACCTTAGAAGATTGTATATCGATTGCTATTGAAAATAATCTGGAGTTAAAGTCGGCAAAACTAAGCTCAAATACTGCTGAAGTTAATTTTAAACAATCTAAAGCTAATTTCTTGCCTAACCTAAACGGAAACATCAATGTAGGTGTTAACAATGGGAGGAGTATTGACCCGTTTACCAACGATTTTATCAATCAACGGTTGACCTTTTCAAGCGCGAACTTAAATTTGGACATGACTATTTTTAATGGTTTCAGATTAATCAATCAGGCGAAACAGAATAAACTCAATATATTGGCTGCCGAAATGGAAATTGAGGAAGCCAAACAAGACCTTATACTGCGCGTCACTTTGGCGTATCTGCAAGTTTTGAACAATCGTGATATTTTAACCTTGGCCAAAAACCGATTGCAAACTACCGAAGAGCAGTTGGAGCTGCAAAAAGAGTTCTACGAAAACGAATCGGGCAACCCTGCCGATTATGCCGATATCAAAGGTCAACTTACCCTAGATGAAACCAGTATTTTATCGGCACAGAGCGGTTTCAACAGTTCAAAATTGGAATTGTTACAATTGCTTAATCTTACCGATAATGATATTGAGCTCAATGCCAAAAATTTGCTGCTGGATTTTGAGCAGTATGAGCGTTCGGCAGAGGAAGTTTATCAAGATGCCACTCAAAACCTAGCGACTTTTAAAGCTAGGGAATTGCGAGTGGACGCTTCAAAAAAAGGCGTCAATGTTGCAAAGGCGCAGTTTACACCTGAAATTTCGTTCTTTGCCGGCCTAAATACCAATTATTCAAGCGCAGCGCAACTATTTACAGAGACCGGTACCAGCTTTGTAGAGACGGGAGATTTTATCACTATTGATGGCGAGAATGTTCCCGTGCTTACTGAAAGTAGCAGTTTTGATTCAAACGATATTGGCTTTTCAGAACAATTCGATAATAACCTGAGTACGAATTTTGGTGTTTCGATGAGGGTACCGATTTTCAATGGCTTTCAAGCAAAAAATAATGTAGCGCTAGAGAAAATTAGGGTAGAAGAGTCAATGGTGGCATTAGAACAGACCCAATTGGAAATCAAAAATGCCATTGCACAAGTACATTTTGATATGGAGACTACCTACCTGCGCTACGAAAGCTTACTAAAACAAGTCACAGCCTTTGAAGAATCGTATCGCATTAATGAAATAAGGTTCAATAACGGCATCTCAAATTTTTTAAACTATGTAACCAGTAAAAACAATCTAGACAACGCAAAAATTAATTTGACCAATGCTAAGTATGATTATTTGTTGAGAACCAAGGTGTTGGATTACTATCGCGGGAATTTTAGATATGGATTATACTAA
- a CDS encoding ABC transporter ATP-binding protein, which translates to MKNTLLKLTQASREVKNGSKEVTLLDNINLEVQEGEFISLMGPSGSGKSTLLNCIGMLDNFTDGGYIFLNEVVHSMKDKQKSKLYKDYIGFVFQAYHLIDELTVFENIETPLLYKNVKSSERKALVADMLDRFNIVGKKDLFPIQLSGGQQQLVGVARALISKPKLILADEPTGNLNSKQSTEIMELFTELNKEGVTIIQATHSESNAAYGSRTINLLDGKIVQD; encoded by the coding sequence ATGAAAAACACATTATTAAAATTAACCCAAGCTTCAAGGGAGGTCAAGAACGGAAGTAAAGAAGTAACCCTTTTAGACAATATCAACCTCGAGGTTCAAGAAGGCGAATTTATCTCACTCATGGGGCCATCTGGCTCTGGGAAATCTACGTTACTAAACTGTATAGGTATGCTTGATAATTTTACCGATGGCGGTTATATTTTTCTAAATGAAGTGGTACACAGCATGAAGGACAAGCAAAAGTCCAAACTCTATAAGGATTATATTGGTTTCGTCTTTCAAGCCTATCATCTCATTGATGAACTCACGGTTTTTGAAAATATAGAAACACCGTTGCTTTATAAAAACGTAAAATCTTCTGAACGAAAAGCCTTGGTTGCCGATATGTTAGACCGTTTTAACATCGTTGGGAAAAAGGATTTGTTCCCCATTCAATTAAGTGGCGGCCAGCAACAGCTCGTAGGTGTTGCAAGAGCCTTGATTTCAAAGCCAAAATTGATTCTCGCCGATGAACCGACCGGGAATCTCAACTCTAAGCAAAGCACAGAAATCATGGAGCTGTTTACCGAACTCAATAAGGAAGGTGTCACCATTATACAGGCCACACATTCAGAAAGTAATGCGGCCTATGGCTCAAGAACCATTAATCTTTTGGACGGAAAAATTGTTCAAGACTAA
- a CDS encoding GIN domain-containing protein, whose amino-acid sequence MRTILYISIVICAFAVQIASSQTKTPVKDFDKVIISPHIESKFVQGDENSVTILSSTEPEDKINIELKGKTLRVYLDDAKETTKQENIVKNGISMKVPIYKGKVLSILVMYKNINELSLRGEQVTLCESPINIEKFTLKIYGESQVTFNEVNVSEIDVDVYGESNLTILKGSIGFQKITAYGESKMNLLGVENKESKLKAFGAAQFDVNVSEAIKFTSYGEAVLRYKGGAKVTTGLSFGDSEIIALESN is encoded by the coding sequence ATGAGAACCATTTTATATATATCAATTGTTATTTGCGCTTTTGCTGTTCAAATCGCTTCATCTCAAACCAAGACTCCGGTCAAAGACTTTGACAAAGTAATTATAAGTCCACATATTGAGAGCAAATTTGTGCAAGGCGATGAGAATTCAGTAACCATACTAAGCAGTACGGAGCCAGAAGATAAAATCAATATTGAGCTCAAGGGCAAGACGCTTCGAGTCTATCTAGACGATGCCAAAGAAACGACGAAGCAAGAGAACATTGTCAAGAATGGCATCAGCATGAAAGTCCCAATTTATAAAGGGAAAGTGCTTTCCATTTTGGTGATGTACAAAAATATTAATGAATTGTCATTAAGAGGCGAACAAGTCACGCTGTGCGAAAGTCCAATCAATATTGAAAAATTTACGCTTAAGATTTACGGAGAATCCCAAGTCACCTTTAATGAAGTTAATGTATCTGAAATTGATGTCGATGTGTATGGTGAAAGTAATTTAACCATTTTAAAAGGTAGCATCGGTTTTCAGAAAATTACCGCTTATGGCGAAAGCAAAATGAATCTGTTAGGTGTGGAAAATAAAGAATCCAAGCTGAAGGCCTTCGGCGCAGCGCAATTTGACGTCAATGTTTCCGAAGCTATAAAATTTACATCTTACGGTGAGGCCGTTTTGAGATACAAAGGAGGCGCCAAGGTGACAACGGGACTGAGTTTTGGAGATTCAGAGATTATCGCTTTAGAATCTAATTAG
- a CDS encoding ABC transporter permease, with the protein MFKNHIKIAWRNLKGSPLFSTINILGLTLSLAVTALLFMFIYHENSFNNMYAKKDNIYRVLVETSESFNSKTYANAPAMVAPTAIAEIPEVIDAVRFYKHGFGDAAYINTDDSEFIENSLYYADPNIFDVFDITLEKGLVAGALNNPNTAIISISTAKRFFGTDQVVGKTFKIDDKTGIEITGVYEDLPTNSTLDGNIYVSFATSFFARRPTWSNSSLETYLLTAEGAKPSILKSKMKEMLDENVEKDQQWYSLNVQPFDEVHLYSTHLDNGYSSRKGSIDQVNSLTWLALLILVIACINYMNLTTARSQKRALEVGVSKTLGASVSNLIARFYAETGLMTFISIILGIVVALIFLPYFNQISGKSIPASLLLSGTFIAAMLAIWAVTTLLAGSYPAIYLSNLSAKKILSGGNTGSNWSVNVRKGLVVLQFAASIVLIIGVFVIYSQLHFIQNKDLGFNSNQVMAITTTGIKESNTVSLLKQKLEALPIVSSVGAAQGYPGKTVSGRLVHNPLANDGGFSVQTNRADAEALDVMGLKFLAGKNLPKVKTEGDTLVEVVVNKKISDYLGHTPEEAIGKTIYMLPKDATIVGVVDNFNFASLREPIGAYAFHNHTSESKEFLLVKMKVSDLAQSISAMESNFKTVAPNVPFDYSFLDKNIEKLYLEEKRTASIAVIFSTLAIFVACLGLFGLAAFTAEQRQKEIGIRKVLGASVAGVVRLLSIDFVKLVLVALLIAFPLAYVVMDNWLKDFAFRIDIGWQPFVFTGFCALVIAILTVSFQAIKAAIANPVKSLKAE; encoded by the coding sequence ATGTTCAAAAATCATATCAAAATCGCTTGGCGAAATTTAAAGGGCAGTCCGCTTTTTTCTACCATCAATATTTTGGGACTCACCCTTAGTCTGGCCGTTACCGCTTTACTGTTTATGTTCATCTATCACGAAAATAGTTTTAATAACATGTATGCGAAAAAAGATAACATCTATCGTGTATTGGTGGAGACTTCAGAAAGTTTCAACAGCAAAACCTATGCAAATGCGCCAGCCATGGTCGCGCCAACTGCTATTGCTGAAATTCCAGAAGTCATCGATGCCGTGCGGTTTTACAAACATGGATTTGGCGATGCGGCATACATTAATACCGATGATTCCGAATTTATCGAAAACTCCTTGTATTATGCAGACCCCAATATTTTTGACGTTTTTGATATTACCCTTGAAAAAGGCCTAGTTGCGGGAGCACTGAACAATCCTAACACAGCAATTATTTCTATAAGCACAGCAAAACGGTTTTTTGGCACCGACCAAGTTGTTGGTAAAACATTTAAGATTGACGATAAGACTGGGATAGAGATTACAGGGGTGTATGAAGACCTTCCAACAAATTCAACTCTTGATGGCAATATTTACGTATCCTTCGCCACCAGTTTTTTTGCTAGAAGACCAACGTGGTCAAATTCAAGTTTAGAAACGTATCTATTGACAGCAGAAGGTGCAAAACCGAGCATACTCAAATCAAAAATGAAAGAGATGCTTGATGAAAATGTTGAAAAGGACCAACAATGGTATTCATTAAATGTGCAGCCGTTTGACGAGGTTCATTTATATTCAACTCATTTGGATAACGGCTACAGCTCTAGAAAAGGTTCAATTGACCAAGTGAATAGTTTAACCTGGTTGGCCTTGTTGATTCTGGTTATCGCCTGTATTAACTACATGAATTTAACAACAGCGCGTTCACAAAAACGGGCGCTAGAGGTAGGCGTGAGTAAAACCCTCGGGGCCTCAGTTTCAAATTTGATAGCACGATTTTATGCCGAAACCGGATTGATGACCTTCATTTCCATCATTTTGGGCATTGTTGTCGCATTGATTTTCTTGCCTTATTTTAATCAGATTTCTGGAAAGTCTATTCCTGCCTCATTATTATTGTCTGGAACTTTTATCGCTGCAATGCTTGCTATTTGGGCGGTTACAACCCTTTTAGCAGGGTCTTATCCTGCGATTTACTTATCCAATCTTTCAGCAAAAAAAATACTGAGTGGTGGTAATACGGGTTCTAATTGGTCGGTCAACGTAAGAAAAGGATTGGTGGTTCTGCAGTTTGCGGCATCTATCGTTTTGATTATCGGTGTTTTCGTCATATATAGTCAGCTGCATTTTATTCAAAACAAAGACTTGGGATTCAATTCAAATCAAGTCATGGCCATTACAACTACTGGCATTAAGGAATCCAATACTGTAAGTTTACTCAAGCAGAAATTAGAGGCATTGCCCATTGTATCTTCAGTTGGCGCAGCGCAAGGCTACCCTGGAAAAACGGTAAGTGGTCGTTTGGTGCATAACCCTTTGGCAAACGACGGCGGATTTTCCGTACAGACCAATCGTGCAGATGCAGAGGCATTGGATGTTATGGGCTTAAAATTTCTCGCCGGAAAAAATTTACCAAAAGTCAAGACAGAAGGCGATACCTTGGTTGAAGTCGTGGTCAATAAAAAAATATCCGATTATTTAGGTCATACGCCAGAGGAAGCCATAGGAAAAACTATTTATATGCTTCCTAAAGATGCTACTATTGTTGGGGTAGTGGACAATTTTAATTTTGCGTCCTTAAGAGAGCCAATAGGAGCTTATGCTTTTCATAACCATACAAGTGAGTCTAAGGAATTTCTTTTGGTAAAAATGAAAGTTTCAGATTTGGCCCAAAGTATTTCTGCCATGGAAAGCAATTTTAAAACGGTTGCTCCCAATGTTCCATTTGACTATAGCTTTTTAGATAAAAATATTGAAAAGCTATATCTCGAAGAAAAACGTACGGCTTCCATTGCGGTTATCTTTTCAACTCTGGCAATTTTTGTGGCGTGCTTAGGGCTGTTTGGGTTAGCAGCGTTTACGGCAGAGCAGCGTCAAAAGGAAATTGGGATTCGCAAAGTTTTAGGGGCTTCCGTCGCAGGAGTCGTAAGATTATTATCAATCGATTTTGTGAAGCTGGTCTTAGTGGCATTGCTCATTGCATTTCCATTGGCATATGTCGTGATGGATAATTGGCTCAAGGATTTTGCATTCCGAATTGATATTGGTTGGCAGCCATTCGTATTTACAGGATTTTGTGCCTTGGTTATCGCCATATTAACAGTAAGCTTTCAGGCTATTAAAGCGGCAATTGCGAATCCTGTTAAATCATTAAAAGCTGAATAA